CGATGCTGCCGCTGGCGCGGACGCTGGCCCGCGCGGGCGCCGCCGAGGGGCTGCTGGTGCATATGGTCCGCTACCGCTCGCGTGGCTGGAACGGCGCCGACGCGCAGCTCTCGGCGGACGCGGGGTGGGCGGCGACGGAGGTCGTACGGCGCTACGGCGACGTGCCGGTCTGTCTGGCCGGGCACGGCATGGGCGGACGCGCGGCGCTGCGGGCCGCCGGGCATCCGGCCGTCAGCTCGGTGCTGGCGATGGCGCCCTGGCTGCCGGACGAGACGGCGGGCGTGGAGCCGGAGCCGGTGACCCAGCTCGCGGGCAGACAGGTGCTGATCGTGCACGGCACCAACGACGAGCGCAGCGACCCCGAGTTGTCGCTGCGGCTCGCGGAGCGGGCCAGGAAGGCGAACCGGCACACCTGCCGCTTCGAGGTGCACTCGGACGGGCACGCACTGCGCCAGCATCACGGTGAAGTCCTGGCGCTGGCCAAGGACTTCGTCCTGGGGGCGCTGCTGTCGCGTACGTACTCACGGCCCGTGGCCGACGCGCTGGCCGCGCCGCCGCCGCTGGGCCTGCGGATGCCGCTCGCGGCGGGCTTCGGGCGGTCGCTGCGGCCGTAGAGGCGTCAACTGCGGCCGTGGGAGAGTCAGCTGCGGCCGCAGGAACCTCAACTGGGCTCAGTCGGGCAGCAGATGGCCCCGGCGGGAGAGCAGGAAGCGTTTGAAGGCCGCGACCGGCGGGGTGTCGGGGTGGCCGTCGAGCCAGGCGACGCCGACCTCGCGCACGGCGCGGGGCGCGGTGACCGTCAGCTCCACGACGCCGGGGCGGGCCACCGCCGGGGGCGGCAGCAGGGCGACGCCGAGGCCCGCCGCGACCAGGCCGCGCAGAGTCTCGGCCTCCTCGCCCTCGAAGGCGATTCGCGGCCGGAACCCGGCGGCCTCGCAGAGGTCGTCGGTGATCCGGCGCAGCCCGTAGCCCGGTTCGAGGGTCACGAACGTCTCGTCGGACGCCTCGGCGAGACGGATGCGTCTGCGGCCGGCCAGCCGGTGGTCGTCGGGGACCACGAGGCGCAGCCGCTGTTCGTCCAGGCGGCGGGCGACCAGGTCGGGGGCCTCGGGGACCGGGGAGGTGAGGCAGAGGTCCAGCTCGCCCGCGCGGAGGCGTTCGAGCATCGCCTCCCCGTAGTTCTGGACGAGCTGGAAGCGGATGCGCGGGTGGTCGGCCCGGAAGGCGCGGATCAGTTCGGGGACAGTCTCGGAGCCCATCGTGTGCAGGAAGCCGAAGGCGACCTTGCCGGACGCGGGGTCGGCGTCGGCCCGTACGGCCTCGGCCGCTCTCTCCACCTCGGCGAGCGCGCCTTCCACAGAGGTGAGGAAGGCGCGGCCAGCGGGGGTGAGCGAGACGGTACGGCCCTTGCGGGCGAACAGCGCGACACCCAGGTCCTGTTCGAGCCGGACCATCGCCCGCGAGAGCGTGGACTGCGGGACGTTCATGTCCTGTGCCGCGCGGGTGACGTGTTCGTGGCGCGCGACGCCCGCGAACTGGGCCAGGCGGGGGGCCAGCAGCGCGGACCAGGACTCGGGGTCGAGACCGGCGGTGGGCGGCGCGCTCGGCCCCGTCGCCGGCGGCGTGGCGGCGGCCGGGATCGACGGTGCGATGTCTTGTGCGTAACTGCTTGATGACAGCCGGGGCCTGGGCCTGCGTTGATGCACCATGGGAACGATTATGACGATTCCATGCATTGGACGCATGAGATGCGTGTCCGTACGTTCGTCGTATGCCCTACGTCAGTACAGAGGCGCCCGTCACCACGGGTGCCCTCGCCTCCGCGTCCGTAGCGTCCCCGCCCGAATCCCTGTCCCCCGGCCGGCCCGGCTACCGGCGTATGAGCCTCGGTCTCTTCGCCGCCGGGGTCGCGGCCTTCGCGCTGCTCTACTCCACACAGGCGCTGCTGCCCGCCATCTCCGCCGACTTCGGCGCGACGGCCGGGCAGGCCAGCTGGACGGTGTCGGCGGCCACGGGCGCGCTCGCCCTGTTCGTCCTGCCGCTGAGCGCGCTGTCCGAGCGCTTCGGGCGGCGCACGCTGATGACCGTCTCGCTGACGGTCGCGGTGGTCGTCGGGCTGCTGGTGCCGTTCGCGCCGAATCTGGAGTGGCTGATCGCGCTGCGCGCGGTCCAGGGCGCGGCACTGGCCGGACTGCCCGCCTCCGCGATGGCGTACCTCGCGGAGGAGGTACGGCCCAAGGCGCTGGTCGGGGCGATCGGGCTGTTCGTCGCGGGCAACAGCATCGGCGGTATGAGCGGCCGTATCGTGGCCGGCTGGGTCAGCCAGCTGTGGGGCTGGCGGGCCGGGCTCGCGGCGATCGGGCTGATCGCCCTGGTGTGCGTGGTGGCCTTCCGCGTACTGCTCCCCAAGGCCCGCCACTTCACCCCCGGAACGCTCAACCCGCGCGCGCTGGCGAGGACGGTGGGCCGTCATCTGGCCGATCCGCTGCTGCGCAGGCTGTACGCGATCGGCGCGCTCTTCATGACGGTGTTCGGCGCGGTCTACACGGCGATCGGATTCCGTCTCGTGGAGGCGCCGTTCAACCTCCCGCAGGGCGTGATCGGTTCGATCTTCCTGGTCTATCTGGTCGGTACGCTCTCCTCGGCGGCAGCCGGGAAGCTGGTGGCGCGGCTGGGCCGGCGCGGCGCACTGTATCTGGCGGTCGGGACGACGACGGCGGGTCTGCTGCTGTCGCTGACCGATTCGCTCGTCGCCGTACTGCTCGGTCTGGTCCTGATCACCGCGGGCTTCTTCGCGGGCCACGCGGTCGCCTCCTCGGCGGTGAGCCGTACGGCGAAGACGGGCCGCGCGCAGGCGTCGGCGCTCTACCAGAGCGCGTATTACGTGGGCAGCAGCGTGGGCGGCACTCTGGGCGCGGTGGCGTTCCACACCGGCGGCTGGACTGCGACGGTCGCGCTCGGACTGCTCGCGGTGCTCGGGGTGGTCACGGTGACGCTGTACGGGACGCACGCCGCCCGCGTGGAGCGGCGGGCCCTGGCGGCGGCCGGGCGCTAGAACCGGTGCCGGGCACACCCGTACGGGGCCGGCCCGCGACGGACGCCCCTGGGCGGACCAGGCAGTTTTCGCCGTAGCGCGCCGATTGTCAGTGGGCTGCGGTAGCTTCCGAAGGACTGGGTTCCAAGGGGGCTACTGGGGTGACCATCGATGAGTGATACGGCTACGACGCAGGATCTCGACTCCCGGCTGGAGAAGCACCGGACGGAGCTGACCGGCTACTGCTACCGGATGCTCGGCTCCGCCTTCGAGGCCGAAGACGCCGTGCAGGACACGATGGTCCGCGCCTGGCGGAGCTTCGACAAGTTCGAGGGCCGGTCGTCGCTGCGTTCGTGGCTCTACCGCATCGCGACGAACGTGTGTCTCGACATGCTCAACGCGGGCAACCGACGTGCCAGGCCGATGGATCTGAGCGAGGCGACCCCCGTGTCCCAGGCAAAGCTGAACTCACGGCCGGAGGTCACCTGGCTGGAGCCGGTCCCCGACGGCCGGGTCCTGCCCTCGGTGGTCGACCCGGCGGAGACGGCGGTGGAGCGGGAGACGATCCGGCTCGCCTTCGTCGCCGCCCTCCAGCATCTGCCGCCGAAGCAACGTGCCGTACTGATCCTGCGCGAGGTGCTGGCGTGGAAGGCCAGTGAGGTCGCCGAGCTGCTGGAGACGACGGTCGCCTCCGTCAACAGCGCGCTCCAGCGGGCCCGCGCGACGATCGCCGAGTCGCAGCCGGCCTCGACCGACGCCTCGGACCCGCTCGACGAGGAGCAGAAGGCGCTGCTGGAGCGGTATGTGGCCGCGTTCGAGGGCTACGACATGAAGGCGCTGACCGCGCTTCTCCATGAGGACGCGACGCTCTCCATGCCCCCGTACGACCTGTGGCTGCGCGGGCACGACGACATCGTGGGCTGGATGCTCGGGGTCGGCGAGGTCTGCCGCGGTTCCCGGCTGCTGCCGACGGTCGCCAACGGCACGCCCGCGTTCGCGCACTACCACCCGACCCCGGACGGCGACGGGTACACGCCGTGGGCGCTCATGGTCATCGAGATCGAGGAAGGCAAGGTCAGAGGCATCTCGTCGTTCCTGGACACCGAGCGGTGGTTCCCGCTGTTCGATCTCCCGGCGCGCCTGGGGAAGGACGGGAGCCCGGCCTAGACAAACCTCGGATCTGCGCTTGCCTCTGGGCGGGCCCCGGCCCATGGTGGAGGTATCGGGGTGTCGGCGGGAAGGGCACGATGACGCCAACCGAAACCGCCAGTGAGAGCCGGGTGCCGTGGCCGGACGATGACGCCACGGCAGCGGGTACGGCCAGAGTCACGGTGGACCCGCGCGGCACCGTCACAGGGTGGAACGAGGGAGCCCGGAAGCTGCTCGGCTATGCCTCCGAGAAGATCGTCGGGCGGCCGGCGCGCGAACTGCTCGCCGAGGCACCGTCCGCCGAGTCGCTGCGGTTCGCCGCGTCGCTGCGCAGGTGGGACGGGTCGGTGACGCTCCTCCACCAGGACGGTCACCGCCTCACGGTGCGTCTGCTGGCCCACCATCGGACCAAGGACAGCGACGACGCCGACAGTGACACCGCCGACGGGGGATGGTTGTTGTTTTCCGCCGTCACCCCCGGATCCTCTCCGTCGAAGGACGACGAGCTGGTGAAGTGGGCGTTCGCCGGGTCCCCGACCACGGCCGCGCTCTACGACGCCAATCTGCGGCTGCGGCTCGCCAACTCGGACATGGAGCGGGCTGTCGGTCTGTCCGAGGAGGCGATGCGGGGCCTGCGTGTCTCGGAGATCGTGGCCGACCCGCAGGCCGTCCGGACGGAGCGGCACATGCGCCGGGTGCTGGAGACCGGCGAGTCCGACCAGGTGCAGGCCGTCCTCCAGCTGGCGGGGCACCGGGGCCCGAGCACCTGGACGATCTCCCTCGCCCCCGTGCATGACCCCGGCGGCACGGTGCGCGGCGTACTCGTCTCCGGCCAGGACATGACCGAGGAACACCGGGCCCGCAACCGACTGGCCCTGCTCAACGAGGCCAGCGTCCGCATCGGCACCACCCTGGACCTCACCCTCAGCGCGCAGGAGCTGGCCGATGTGTCGGTCCCCCGGCTCGCCGACTTCGTCACCGTCGACCTGCTCCCCTCCATCGAGGACGGCGAGGACCTCCGCGCCGGTCCGCTGAGCAGCCCCGTCAGGCTGCGCCGGGTCGCCTGCAGGTCCGTCCTGGAGGGCTGCCCCGAGGCGGTGGTCGCTCAAGGGGCGCTGGCCGTCTACCCGAAGGGCTCGCCCGCCGCCGAGTGCCTGTCCACGGGCCGGCCGCTGATCCGGGAAGTGACACCCGCCGCGTTGGCCTCCTGGGAGAAGAACGCCCCGGAACGGGCCGAGCGGGTGCGGAAGTACGGCTTCCATTCGGTGCTGGCCGTGCCGATGCGCGCCCGGGGCATCACGCTCGGCGCCGTCACCTTCTCCCGCCACCGGCGCCCGGAGCCGTTCGAACAGGACGATCTGCTGCTGGCCGAGGAGATCACGGCGCGGGCCGCGGTGTGCATCGACAACGCCCGCCGCTACGGCCGCGAGCGCCGCACCTCCCTCACTCTCCAGAGCAGTTTCCTGCCGGGACGGCCGCCCCGGCAGGCGGCGGTGGAGATCGCCTCCCGCTATCTGCCCGCCAGCGCGCGGGCGGGCGTCGGCGGAGACTGGTTCGACGTGATCCCGCTCTCCGGCGCCCGCGTCGCCCTGGTCGTCGGCGACGTGGTCGGCCACGGCATCCAGGCGTCGGCCGCCATGGGACGGCTGCGCACCGCCGTCCGTACGCTCGCCGACGTCGATCTCCCGCCCGACGAGCTGCTGACCCACCTGGACGATCTCGTCATCCGGCTGTCCGCCGAGGCCGACAGCGCGGACATCCCCTCGGGCGACATCGGCGCCACCATGCTGTACGTGGTCTACGACCCGGTCACCCGGCGCTGCACGCTGGCCCGTGCCGGGCACCCGGTGCCGGCCCTGATGACCCCGGACGGCGCGGTGGAATTCCTCGACGTACCCGCGGGCCCGCCCCTGGGAGTCGGCGGTCTGCCCTTCGAGACCACACACCTGGAGCTGCCCGTGGGCAGCGTCCTCACGCTCTACACCAACGGTCTCGTGGAGGCCCGCGACCGTGAGCCCGAGGAGGGTGCCGACACGCTGCGCGAGGTGCTGGCACGCCCCGCCGAGTCCCTGGAGGAGAGGTGCGACACCGTGCTCCGGACGCTTCTCCCCGACCCGGACCGCCCGGCCGACGACGTGGCGCTGCTGATGGCCCGTACCCGTGCCATGGACGCGGCCCATGTCGCCACCTGGGACGTGCCGCACGAGGCCGCGGCCGTCGCCAAGGTCCGCAAGGACGCCTGCCGGCAACTGGACGCCTGGGGGCTGGAGGACGCGGTGTTCATCACCGAGCTGGTGGTCAGCGAGCTGGTCACCAACGCGATCCGTTACGGCGACGCCCCCATCCGCCTCCGGCTGATCCGCGACCGCAACCTGATCATCGAGGTCGCGGACGGCAGCAGCACGGCGCCCCATCTGCGCCGCGCCCGTGTCTCCGACGAAGGCGGGCGAGGGCTGCTCCTGGTCGCGCAGCTCACGCAGGGCTGGGGCACCCGTCAGACGTACACCGGCAAGACGATCTGGGCCGAGCAGAGCCTCACGCCCGTCTGACCGGCGGGGGGTCGGGGCCCGTTTCGACCGGGCCGCCGCCGGGCTCGTCGGCCCGGAAGACCTCCGTCAGACCGACGAGTTCCAGCAGGAGCAGCAGCTCGGGCCCCGCGCCGCTCAGCCGGATCCGGCACCCGCGCCTGCGGGCGACGAGCTGCAATCGGGCCAGGGCGTTGACGGTGACGGCGGTCGGCCTGCCGAGCGCGCCGACGTCACAGACCGCGTCGGTGGCGTCGCTCTCCCTCAGCCGTGCGGCGAGCTGGTCGCAGAGCTGAGGAACATCGGCGGCGGTGATCGGTCCGCGCACGGCGAGGAGGATCGTCCTGGTGGCTTCCACATCCATTGAGACCGGAGCGCGGGCCGGAACTCATCGCAGTGCGCCGGACACGGTGCGCGAGGGCCGTCCGGTCGTCCTCGATCGCCGGGCGGGCTCGAAATGCCCGCCCGACGGCATCAGTTGAGCTGTCAGGCGATCCGGTCGAGGACTATCGGGGCCGCGGTGAACGCGGTCCCGGCCGGGGCGATGTCGTACGCCGAGGCCAGCGATTCGAGGGCGTAGTCGAACTTCTCGGGGGTGTCGGTGTGCAGCGTGAGCAGCGGCTGCCCCGCCGTCACGGTGTCCCCCGGCTTGGCGTGCAGCTCCACGCCGGCGCCCGCCTGCACGACGTCCTCCTTGCGGGCGCGGCCCGCGCCCAGGCGCCAGGCGGCGACGCCGACGCCGTACGCGTCGAGCCGGGTCAGCACCCCGGAGGACGGCGCGGTGACCACCTGGCGCTCGCGCGCCACCGGCAGCGCCGCGTCCGGGTCGCCGCCCTGGGCCGCGATCATGCGGCGCCAGACGTCCATGGCCGAGCCGTCGGTGAGGGCCTTGGCCGGGTCGGTGTCCGGCAGACCGGCGGCGTCCAGCATCTCGCGCGCCAGGGCGAGCGTCAGCTCGACGACGTCGGCCGGGCCGCCGCCCGCGAGGACCTCGACCGACTCGCGTACCTCAAGGGCGTTGCCCGCGGTGCGCCCGAGCGGGGTGGCCATGTCGGTGAGCAGCGCCACGGTGCGTACGCCGTGGTCGGTGCCGAGGCCGACCATGGTCGAGGCCAGCTCGCGGGCGTCCTCGACGGTCTTCATGAAGGCGCCGGAGCCGACCTTGACGTCGAGGACCAGTGAGCCGGTGCCCTCGGCGATCTTCTTGGACATGATCGAGGAGGCGATGAGCGGGATCGCCTCGACGGTGCCGGTGACGTCGCGGAGCGCGTAAAGCTTCTTGTCGGCCGGGGCCAGTCCGTCACCGGCGGCGCAGATCACGGCGCCGGCGGAGTCCAGCACGGCCAGCATCTCGGCGTTTGAGATCCGGGCGCGCCAGC
This window of the Streptomyces niveus genome carries:
- a CDS encoding LysR family transcriptional regulator encodes the protein MVHQRRPRPRLSSSSYAQDIAPSIPAAATPPATGPSAPPTAGLDPESWSALLAPRLAQFAGVARHEHVTRAAQDMNVPQSTLSRAMVRLEQDLGVALFARKGRTVSLTPAGRAFLTSVEGALAEVERAAEAVRADADPASGKVAFGFLHTMGSETVPELIRAFRADHPRIRFQLVQNYGEAMLERLRAGELDLCLTSPVPEAPDLVARRLDEQRLRLVVPDDHRLAGRRRIRLAEASDETFVTLEPGYGLRRITDDLCEAAGFRPRIAFEGEEAETLRGLVAAGLGVALLPPPAVARPGVVELTVTAPRAVREVGVAWLDGHPDTPPVAAFKRFLLSRRGHLLPD
- a CDS encoding thymidine phosphorylase, with the translated sequence MDVISVIRTKRDRGELSPEQIDWVIDAYTRGDVADEQMSALAMAILLNGMNRTEIARWTAAMIASGERMDFSSLSRPTADKHSTGGVGDKITLPLAPLVAACGAAVPQLSGRGLGHTGGTLDKLESIPGWRARISNAEMLAVLDSAGAVICAAGDGLAPADKKLYALRDVTGTVEAIPLIASSIMSKKIAEGTGSLVLDVKVGSGAFMKTVEDARELASTMVGLGTDHGVRTVALLTDMATPLGRTAGNALEVRESVEVLAGGGPADVVELTLALAREMLDAAGLPDTDPAKALTDGSAMDVWRRMIAAQGGDPDAALPVARERQVVTAPSSGVLTRLDAYGVGVAAWRLGAGRARKEDVVQAGAGVELHAKPGDTVTAGQPLLTLHTDTPEKFDYALESLASAYDIAPAGTAFTAAPIVLDRIA
- a CDS encoding alpha/beta hydrolase, whose protein sequence is MGQQAVPGPGGRAPGRGAGVRGRRTEAQARLGRAVSAPASPPEVGGVVLVLPPGEPISARGPSTVAYASMLPLARTLARAGAAEGLLVHMVRYRSRGWNGADAQLSADAGWAATEVVRRYGDVPVCLAGHGMGGRAALRAAGHPAVSSVLAMAPWLPDETAGVEPEPVTQLAGRQVLIVHGTNDERSDPELSLRLAERARKANRHTCRFEVHSDGHALRQHHGEVLALAKDFVLGALLSRTYSRPVADALAAPPPLGLRMPLAAGFGRSLRP
- a CDS encoding MFS transporter, whose protein sequence is MPYVSTEAPVTTGALASASVASPPESLSPGRPGYRRMSLGLFAAGVAAFALLYSTQALLPAISADFGATAGQASWTVSAATGALALFVLPLSALSERFGRRTLMTVSLTVAVVVGLLVPFAPNLEWLIALRAVQGAALAGLPASAMAYLAEEVRPKALVGAIGLFVAGNSIGGMSGRIVAGWVSQLWGWRAGLAAIGLIALVCVVAFRVLLPKARHFTPGTLNPRALARTVGRHLADPLLRRLYAIGALFMTVFGAVYTAIGFRLVEAPFNLPQGVIGSIFLVYLVGTLSSAAAGKLVARLGRRGALYLAVGTTTAGLLLSLTDSLVAVLLGLVLITAGFFAGHAVASSAVSRTAKTGRAQASALYQSAYYVGSSVGGTLGAVAFHTGGWTATVALGLLAVLGVVTVTLYGTHAARVERRALAAAGR
- a CDS encoding sigma-70 family RNA polymerase sigma factor, whose product is MSDTATTQDLDSRLEKHRTELTGYCYRMLGSAFEAEDAVQDTMVRAWRSFDKFEGRSSLRSWLYRIATNVCLDMLNAGNRRARPMDLSEATPVSQAKLNSRPEVTWLEPVPDGRVLPSVVDPAETAVERETIRLAFVAALQHLPPKQRAVLILREVLAWKASEVAELLETTVASVNSALQRARATIAESQPASTDASDPLDEEQKALLERYVAAFEGYDMKALTALLHEDATLSMPPYDLWLRGHDDIVGWMLGVGEVCRGSRLLPTVANGTPAFAHYHPTPDGDGYTPWALMVIEIEEGKVRGISSFLDTERWFPLFDLPARLGKDGSPA
- a CDS encoding STAS domain-containing protein, which produces MDVEATRTILLAVRGPITAADVPQLCDQLAARLRESDATDAVCDVGALGRPTAVTVNALARLQLVARRRGCRIRLSGAGPELLLLLELVGLTEVFRADEPGGGPVETGPDPPPVRRA
- a CDS encoding SpoIIE family protein phosphatase; this encodes MTPTETASESRVPWPDDDATAAGTARVTVDPRGTVTGWNEGARKLLGYASEKIVGRPARELLAEAPSAESLRFAASLRRWDGSVTLLHQDGHRLTVRLLAHHRTKDSDDADSDTADGGWLLFSAVTPGSSPSKDDELVKWAFAGSPTTAALYDANLRLRLANSDMERAVGLSEEAMRGLRVSEIVADPQAVRTERHMRRVLETGESDQVQAVLQLAGHRGPSTWTISLAPVHDPGGTVRGVLVSGQDMTEEHRARNRLALLNEASVRIGTTLDLTLSAQELADVSVPRLADFVTVDLLPSIEDGEDLRAGPLSSPVRLRRVACRSVLEGCPEAVVAQGALAVYPKGSPAAECLSTGRPLIREVTPAALASWEKNAPERAERVRKYGFHSVLAVPMRARGITLGAVTFSRHRRPEPFEQDDLLLAEEITARAAVCIDNARRYGRERRTSLTLQSSFLPGRPPRQAAVEIASRYLPASARAGVGGDWFDVIPLSGARVALVVGDVVGHGIQASAAMGRLRTAVRTLADVDLPPDELLTHLDDLVIRLSAEADSADIPSGDIGATMLYVVYDPVTRRCTLARAGHPVPALMTPDGAVEFLDVPAGPPLGVGGLPFETTHLELPVGSVLTLYTNGLVEARDREPEEGADTLREVLARPAESLEERCDTVLRTLLPDPDRPADDVALLMARTRAMDAAHVATWDVPHEAAAVAKVRKDACRQLDAWGLEDAVFITELVVSELVTNAIRYGDAPIRLRLIRDRNLIIEVADGSSTAPHLRRARVSDEGGRGLLLVAQLTQGWGTRQTYTGKTIWAEQSLTPV